A window from Sebastes fasciatus isolate fSebFas1 chromosome 22, fSebFas1.pri, whole genome shotgun sequence encodes these proteins:
- the LOC141760489 gene encoding uncharacterized protein LOC141760489, with translation MTPPMFALYLSCLLLRTMADTTAPKLSSPLRFVSVSIGENVTLECFYVDSVAVMFYWYKQAFGQKPQLLSKFYKHDKDATLNGEFKNDPRFKVEAGTGKNHLKILYVQLSDSATYFCISGYSYQYEFAEGAIVHVKGSGLNVPALVQQSASETVQPGGSVTLNCTVHTRTCDGQHSVYWFRNSEESHPGLIYTHGGRNDQCEKKSNTQTHTCVFNLPIKSLNQSHVGTYYCAVASCGHILFGDGTKLGFKDDEDSLVLVYFLSGALAFTTILVVFLACKTYTMYKTNSRQCTDSQARSPAASAPNAEGCQDADSLHYAAIRVNRATRSTRQTDDNGSECVYSGIKQ, from the exons ATGACACCTCCAATGTTTGCTTTGTATTTGTCATGTCTGCTCTTGAGAACAATGG CTGATACGACAGCTCCTAAACTATCATCACCTTTACGTTTCGTATCGGTCAGCATCGGTGAAAACGTGACTTTGGAATGTTTCTATGTAGATAGTGTAGCGGTGATGTTTTACTGGTATAAACAAGCTTTCGGACAAAAACCGCAGCTGTTGTCTAAATTCTACAAGCATGACAAAGATGCCACTTTGAATGGTGAATTTAAGAACGATCCACGCTTTAAAGTGGAAGCCGGCACTGGTAAAAATCACTTGAAGATCTTATATGTGCAACTTTCAGACTCCGCTACCTACTTCTGCATAAGTGGCTATTCATACCAGTATGAATTTGCGGAGGGCGCTATTGTCCACGTAAAGGGTTCAGGTCTGAACGTCCCAGCTTTGGTCCAGCAGTCAGCATCTGAGACCGTCCAGCCAGGAGGCTCTGTGACTCTGAACTGTACAGTACACACTAGGACCTGTGATGGACAACACAGTGTTTACTGGTTCAGAAACTCTGAAGAATCTCATCCAGGACTCATCTACACCCATGGAGGCAGGAATGATCAGTGTGAGAAGAAatccaacacacaaacacacacctgtgtgTTCAACCTGCCAATAAAGAGCCTGAACCAGTCTCATGTTGGGACCTACTACTGTGCTGTTGCCTCATGTGGACACATACTGTTTGGGGATGGGACCAAGCTGGGCTTTAAAG ATGACGAAGACTCTCTTGTCTTGGTGTATTTCTTGAGTGGAGCTTTGGCATTCACCACCATCCTGGTTGTTTTCCTGGCTTGCAAAACATATACAATGTACAAGACAAACAGCCGCCAATGCACAG ACTCTCAGGCCAGATCTCCAGCTGCCTCGGCTCCCAATGCAGAG GGTTGCCAAGATGCAGACAGCCTCCATTATGCTGCTATAAGGGTGAACAGGGCCACCAGATCAACGAGACAGACCGACGACAACGGGAGTGAATGTGTGTACTCCGGTATAAAGCAGTAG